The following coding sequences lie in one Sedimentibacter sp. MB35-C1 genomic window:
- the ilvC gene encoding ketol-acid reductoisomerase has product MGKMYYDNDADLKYLEGKTVAVVGYGSQGHAHALNLKESGVNVVVGLQEGSRSKAKAESHGLTVKTVAEAAKEADVVMMLAPDTVQKQIYEESVAANLKEGNALAFAHGFNIHYNQIVPPKNVDVFMVAPKGPGHLVRRQYLEGKGVPDVFAVYQDYTGKCRELTLAYAKGIGGTRAGVIETTFKEETETDLFGEQAVLCGGITELIKAGFDTLTGAGYQPEVAYFECLHEMKLIVDLIYEGGFENMRYSISDTAEYGDYVTGTKIVTEDTRKAMRNVLKDIQDGTFAYDWISENKVGRPRFMAMKNMELQHPLIKTGKELRSMMSWIGKPAEGQE; this is encoded by the coding sequence ATGGGAAAAATGTATTATGATAATGATGCGGATTTAAAATATCTTGAAGGAAAGACGGTTGCAGTAGTAGGCTACGGAAGTCAGGGCCATGCTCATGCGCTTAACTTAAAAGAAAGCGGAGTAAATGTAGTAGTGGGATTGCAGGAAGGAAGCAGATCAAAGGCAAAAGCTGAATCTCACGGATTAACTGTTAAGACTGTTGCTGAAGCGGCAAAAGAAGCGGATGTTGTTATGATGCTTGCACCGGATACAGTACAAAAACAAATTTATGAAGAAAGTGTAGCTGCAAATCTTAAAGAAGGAAATGCCCTTGCTTTTGCTCATGGGTTTAATATTCATTATAATCAGATAGTTCCACCTAAAAATGTAGATGTATTCATGGTTGCCCCTAAGGGACCCGGACATTTAGTAAGGAGACAATATCTTGAAGGAAAGGGAGTTCCGGATGTATTTGCCGTATACCAAGATTATACAGGAAAATGTAGGGAACTTACACTTGCATATGCAAAAGGAATCGGCGGAACAAGAGCAGGTGTTATTGAAACGACGTTTAAGGAAGAAACAGAAACCGACCTGTTCGGTGAGCAGGCTGTTCTTTGTGGCGGCATAACTGAGCTGATCAAAGCAGGGTTTGATACACTGACTGGGGCAGGTTATCAGCCCGAGGTTGCATACTTTGAATGTCTGCATGAAATGAAACTTATAGTAGACCTGATTTATGAAGGCGGATTTGAAAATATGAGATATTCAATAAGCGATACCGCAGAATACGGTGATTATGTAACAGGAACAAAAATTGTAACAGAAGATACCAGAAAGGCAATGAGAAATGTATTGAAAGATATTCAGGACGGTACATTTGCTTATGATTGGATATCTGAAAATAAAGTAGGAAGACCTAGATTCATGGCAATGAAAAACATGGAATTGCAGCATCCGTTAATCAAGACGGGCAAAGAGCTGAGATCTATGATGTCATGGATAGGAAAACCTGCAGAAGGACAGGAATAA
- the ilvB gene encoding biosynthetic-type acetolactate synthase large subunit — MKLSGSQIILRVLREKGIDTLFGYPGGAVIPFFDALYDELDYFKVLRPAHEQNGVHAADGYARSTGKLGVFVATSGPGATNTITGIANAYMDSVPLLVITGQVANTLIGKDSFQEVDITGMTLSVTKHSYLVRNVEDLEDVIREAAEVAMEKRPGPVLVDVPKDVFMSLCEFKGSGTGEDFEEKEHVRGNLELAAELINSSQKPVIYAGGGVRISKNDDLLLKFAEKTGIPVCNSFMGLGTIPRNHKLSLGFVGMHGSTETNMAVTNCDLLIAMGARFSDRVIGSPDKFAPGAKIIHIDIDSTEVDKNTYESIPLIGEMKEILERLLEKAEEKDRSGWLNEIMSKRQKKNIEGQFIPENILKKVNSYYSVDTVVATDVGQHQMWTGQYWNFNRSDEFITSGGLGTMGFGIGAAMGAQIGNPNKKTVLVTGDGSFRMNCEELVTISRYRLPVKIILLNNNTLGMVRQWQRMFSNARYSETDNHDDVNYQMLAGSYGIKSFKAESMEELENALESTCGVNEPVLIECRIDHDCSVYPIVPPGRPIDELLISG, encoded by the coding sequence ATGAAACTGTCAGGCTCACAGATAATATTAAGGGTACTAAGAGAAAAAGGAATAGACACTTTATTCGGGTATCCCGGCGGAGCTGTAATACCTTTCTTCGATGCTCTATATGATGAACTTGATTATTTTAAGGTATTGAGACCTGCGCATGAACAGAACGGAGTTCATGCCGCAGACGGATACGCCAGAAGCACAGGAAAACTTGGGGTATTTGTTGCAACATCCGGACCTGGGGCAACAAATACCATAACAGGAATCGCAAACGCGTATATGGATTCTGTTCCGCTGTTAGTAATAACAGGTCAGGTTGCAAATACACTTATAGGAAAAGATTCTTTTCAGGAAGTTGATATAACGGGTATGACTCTGTCGGTTACAAAGCACAGCTATCTTGTTCGAAACGTTGAAGATCTGGAGGACGTTATAAGAGAAGCCGCAGAAGTTGCAATGGAAAAAAGACCGGGTCCGGTGCTTGTGGATGTTCCTAAAGATGTGTTCATGAGCTTATGTGAATTCAAAGGAAGCGGCACCGGTGAAGACTTTGAAGAGAAAGAGCATGTAAGAGGCAACCTTGAACTGGCGGCTGAGCTTATAAACAGCTCTCAAAAGCCCGTAATATATGCCGGCGGGGGCGTCAGAATTTCCAAGAATGATGATCTTCTTCTGAAATTTGCGGAAAAAACAGGGATACCTGTATGTAACAGCTTTATGGGGCTGGGAACTATTCCTAGGAATCACAAGCTTTCATTGGGATTTGTAGGAATGCACGGTTCAACTGAAACTAATATGGCGGTTACAAACTGCGACCTGCTTATAGCAATGGGAGCACGCTTCAGTGACAGAGTTATCGGAAGCCCGGACAAATTTGCTCCGGGGGCCAAAATAATACACATAGATATTGATTCCACGGAAGTAGACAAGAATACCTACGAAAGTATTCCGCTTATAGGTGAAATGAAAGAAATACTTGAAAGGCTTCTTGAAAAAGCCGAGGAAAAAGACAGAAGCGGCTGGCTGAATGAGATAATGTCTAAAAGGCAGAAAAAAAATATCGAAGGTCAATTTATTCCGGAGAACATATTGAAAAAAGTTAACAGCTATTACAGTGTGGATACAGTTGTTGCAACAGATGTGGGGCAGCATCAGATGTGGACCGGTCAGTATTGGAATTTTAACAGGTCGGATGAGTTTATAACATCCGGTGGTCTGGGGACAATGGGTTTTGGAATTGGAGCTGCAATGGGAGCACAGATAGGAAACCCAAATAAAAAAACGGTTCTTGTTACCGGAGACGGAAGTTTTAGAATGAACTGTGAAGAATTAGTTACAATTTCAAGATATAGGCTTCCTGTTAAAATAATATTGCTTAACAACAATACGTTGGGCATGGTTCGTCAATGGCAGAGAATGTTCAGCAATGCGAGGTATTCCGAAACAGATAACCATGACGATGTGAACTACCAGATGCTTGCCGGCTCTTACGGCATAAAATCATTTAAGGCAGAATCAATGGAAGAGTTGGAAAATGCTCTTGAAAGCACCTGCGGTGTCAATGAACCCGTATTGATTGAATGCAGAATTGACCATGACTGCAGCGTTTATCCCATAGTTCCGCCTGGAAGGCCCATAGACGAGTTGTTAATAAGCGGATAA
- a CDS encoding FadR/GntR family transcriptional regulator, producing the protein MFTEIEPSEKVTNKILKQITQLIKDGELKPGEKLPPERQIAEMMGVSRPALKQTISILEAMGIVESRRGDGNYILPCQNKIFNPIILSFYAAHGNMDDILEVRYIIEVQNVKIAARKRTEEQLALLDEIISRMEGPKTLKERILLNNEFHLELIRITGNPLLINFYESIIDLIGEQITTTDGSDFYSTHKDIVEFIRDKNSDGAAKSILRHFGVKFPNFKYYAEDM; encoded by the coding sequence ATGTTTACAGAAATAGAACCAAGCGAAAAGGTAACAAATAAAATACTTAAACAGATAACTCAACTTATAAAAGACGGAGAGCTTAAGCCAGGTGAAAAGCTTCCTCCTGAAAGACAGATTGCAGAAATGATGGGAGTAAGTCGTCCTGCCCTCAAGCAGACAATAAGTATACTTGAAGCTATGGGTATTGTTGAATCGCGTCGTGGAGACGGGAACTATATTCTTCCATGCCAGAACAAGATATTCAATCCCATAATTCTTTCATTCTATGCCGCTCACGGAAATATGGACGACATATTAGAAGTAAGATATATCATTGAAGTACAAAATGTAAAAATAGCGGCACGCAAAAGAACAGAAGAGCAACTTGCTCTTCTGGATGAAATTATTTCCCGTATGGAAGGCCCTAAAACACTTAAAGAAAGAATTCTTCTAAACAATGAATTCCATCTTGAACTTATACGAATAACCGGAAATCCGCTGCTTATAAACTTCTATGAAAGCATAATCGATCTTATTGGCGAGCAGATAACAACTACCGACGGTAGTGATTTTTATTCCACTCACAAGGATATTGTAGAGTTTATAAGAGATAAAAATTCAGATGGAGCAGCAAAATCAATACTAAGACATTTTGGAGTAAAATTCCCAAATTTCAAGTATTACGCTGAAGATATGTAA
- a CDS encoding AbgT family transporter — MEKTKRKKNFLNRTLDRVEIAGNKLPHPVTLFFYLAIFVLLLSFIGASVEWSASGEILNRVTNEVEMQKITVNNLLSKEGLVYILTSMLSNFTGFAPLGVVLVVTFGIGMAEGSGFISAAVKKTVSVTPKRLIVPVVVFLGIMSNVASVVGYVVLVPLGAIIFMSYNKHPLAGMAAAFAGASGGFSANLLIGAIDPLLSGISTEGARILDPSYVVDPTGNWFFMMASTVVITIVGTIITEKIVEPRLGIYDKSKAQVTQSEMELGNMSQIENKALKVSSIVLFAMLIGLFLLCIPKTSFLRNIQTGSLVSGSALMKGIIPIITIMFFVPSVIYGKITGVYKSEKDIAAQMGKSMSTMGGYIALAFVASQFISYFEKTNIGIIIALKGAKFLGSIGIWPPLLMVIFVILASLLNLFMGSASAKWVIMAPVFIPMFMGLNISPEMTQAAFRIGDSSTNIITPLMDYFPLILAFAKKYDEDTGIGTMISTMLPYSVGFLIFWAVLLVIWMVLGLPLGPGVGVYM; from the coding sequence ATGGAAAAAACAAAGAGAAAGAAAAATTTTTTAAACAGAACTCTTGACAGAGTTGAGATAGCTGGCAACAAGCTACCTCATCCAGTCACTCTGTTCTTCTACCTGGCAATATTTGTATTGCTTCTATCATTTATTGGGGCTTCTGTTGAATGGTCAGCATCGGGTGAAATTTTAAACAGAGTAACAAATGAAGTTGAAATGCAAAAAATTACAGTTAATAACCTGCTTTCAAAAGAAGGGCTTGTATATATACTTACAAGCATGTTATCTAATTTTACAGGATTTGCACCTTTAGGTGTAGTTCTTGTAGTTACCTTTGGTATAGGTATGGCAGAAGGAAGTGGATTTATAAGTGCTGCTGTTAAAAAAACAGTATCGGTTACACCAAAAAGATTAATAGTTCCAGTAGTAGTATTCCTTGGAATCATGTCTAATGTAGCTTCGGTTGTTGGATATGTTGTACTAGTCCCACTTGGTGCGATTATTTTTATGTCTTATAATAAGCATCCTCTTGCAGGAATGGCAGCAGCTTTTGCTGGCGCATCAGGTGGATTCAGTGCTAACCTTTTAATAGGTGCAATCGATCCCCTTCTTTCTGGCATTAGCACAGAAGGAGCGAGGATTCTTGATCCTTCGTATGTTGTCGACCCTACAGGAAACTGGTTTTTTATGATGGCCTCAACAGTAGTCATAACGATTGTAGGCACTATTATCACTGAAAAAATAGTTGAACCAAGACTGGGTATATACGATAAGAGTAAGGCACAAGTTACGCAAAGTGAAATGGAACTTGGTAATATGAGTCAAATAGAGAATAAAGCTCTTAAAGTATCAAGTATAGTTCTTTTTGCAATGCTTATTGGTTTATTTTTACTTTGTATTCCTAAGACTTCATTTCTGAGAAATATACAAACAGGTAGCCTTGTAAGTGGATCTGCTCTTATGAAAGGAATAATTCCTATTATTACAATAATGTTTTTTGTACCTTCAGTTATTTATGGGAAAATTACTGGTGTATATAAGTCGGAAAAAGATATTGCAGCACAAATGGGGAAAAGTATGTCTACAATGGGTGGATATATTGCACTTGCTTTTGTTGCATCACAATTTATATCTTATTTTGAAAAAACGAATATTGGCATTATTATAGCTTTAAAAGGTGCTAAATTTCTTGGTTCAATTGGAATATGGCCTCCACTTTTAATGGTTATCTTTGTAATTCTTGCAAGTTTACTAAATTTGTTTATGGGTTCTGCTTCTGCTAAATGGGTTATAATGGCACCAGTGTTTATTCCGATGTTTATGGGACTCAATATTTCTCCTGAAATGACACAGGCAGCATTCAGAATAGGTGACTCCAGCACAAATATAATTACTCCATTAATGGACTACTTTCCACTTATTCTTGCTTTTGCAAAAAAATATGATGAAGATACAGGTATTGGCACAATGATTTCCACAATGCTTCCATATTCTGTAGGATTCCTAATTTTCTGGGCAGTTCTTTTGGTTATATGGATGGTACTTGGCTTGCCACTTGGACCCGGTGTAGGCGTTTACATGTAA
- a CDS encoding Xaa-Pro peptidase family protein, with the protein MYRRVMKKVKESNVDAYIVRNDANRNYLCSKGNYYLPGILLITAEEVFLATPSRNIKYFKNIYSEYTVFFGGIDEIVKTSFSKGIKSLGYESTTTSKYDYDMLVKKFSGVELVDMPQFIEDVRMIKTEKEVEFIQQAVDLADKAYLEFLNFIKVGMTEKQARNIFNDILMHMGAEGFSFDTLLSSGSRCFMPHCAPTEKVIKKGDLVLMDFGVVLNGYCSDTSRTIVMGNADDRQKEMYNLVLKAQIMALENIKAGMTCREADAFSRNIITKKLDKGCFDYGLGHGIGMEVHEKPRLHPQSDYILSENTIVSVEPGIYIENWGGIRIEDLLLIEKEKGGRNLTKAPKDTLLEI; encoded by the coding sequence ATGTACAGAAGAGTAATGAAAAAAGTAAAAGAGAGCAATGTAGATGCCTATATTGTGCGTAATGATGCAAACAGAAATTATCTTTGTAGCAAGGGAAACTATTATCTGCCAGGTATTTTACTTATAACGGCAGAAGAAGTTTTTCTTGCAACACCTTCAAGAAATATAAAATATTTTAAAAATATTTATTCAGAATATACTGTGTTTTTTGGTGGTATTGATGAAATTGTAAAAACAAGCTTTAGTAAAGGCATTAAATCTTTAGGATATGAGTCGACAACAACATCTAAATATGATTATGATATGCTTGTAAAAAAATTTTCCGGCGTAGAACTTGTAGATATGCCTCAATTTATTGAAGATGTACGTATGATTAAGACGGAAAAAGAGGTGGAATTTATTCAGCAAGCTGTTGATCTTGCAGATAAAGCATATTTAGAATTTCTTAATTTCATTAAAGTTGGAATGACGGAAAAACAAGCAAGAAATATATTCAATGATATATTAATGCATATGGGTGCAGAAGGGTTTTCGTTTGATACATTATTATCTTCAGGATCAAGATGCTTTATGCCACATTGTGCACCTACTGAAAAGGTTATTAAAAAAGGTGATTTAGTCCTTATGGATTTTGGTGTTGTACTTAATGGATATTGCTCTGACACATCTAGAACTATTGTAATGGGCAATGCTGATGACAGACAAAAGGAAATGTATAATCTTGTATTAAAAGCACAAATTATGGCGCTCGAAAATATTAAAGCAGGAATGACATGCAGAGAGGCTGATGCATTTTCTCGAAATATTATTACAAAAAAACTGGACAAAGGTTGTTTTGACTACGGCCTTGGTCATGGTATTGGTATGGAAGTTCATGAAAAGCCAAGGCTTCATCCTCAAAGTGATTATATACTTTCGGAAAATACTATTGTTTCTGTTGAACCGGGCATATATATAGAAAATTGGGGCGGAATAAGAATTGAAGATCTTCTGTTAATAGAAAAAGAAAAAGGAGGACGTAATCTTACAAAGGCACCGAAAGATACTTTATTAGAAATATAA
- a CDS encoding sulfite exporter TauE/SafE family protein: MFIFYFLIAFIASTIGAISGIGGGIIIKPVMDAISGLSASTISFMSGCTVLSMALFSFIRGLKGEVKLNYAVSIWLAVGAANGGYIGKSLFSAYTGNIALVQSVMLLIINFLVFIYITNQGKIKTLTLMNPFLCFVIGLLLGMVSCFLGIGGGPINIAVLYYFFSMSPKVTAKNSLFIILFSQVTSFVTTLRTNTVPSFDTLSLYVMCTGGVIGAIAGLIASKKMSNNNVETFFTLVLGGLIMLNTYNVLQIMM, translated from the coding sequence ATGTTTATATTTTATTTTCTTATAGCATTTATCGCTTCCACCATAGGGGCTATAAGCGGTATAGGCGGAGGAATTATAATAAAGCCTGTTATGGATGCCATAAGCGGGCTTTCAGCAAGCACTATAAGCTTTATGTCCGGATGTACAGTTTTGTCTATGGCTCTATTCTCGTTTATAAGAGGACTTAAGGGAGAAGTAAAGCTTAACTATGCAGTAAGTATCTGGCTAGCAGTAGGTGCTGCTAATGGAGGATATATAGGCAAAAGTCTTTTTTCAGCTTATACTGGAAACATTGCTCTTGTACAATCCGTTATGCTACTTATTATTAATTTTCTTGTATTTATTTATATAACAAATCAAGGAAAAATCAAAACACTTACACTTATGAACCCATTTTTGTGCTTTGTCATTGGGCTTTTGCTGGGCATGGTTTCATGTTTTCTTGGAATTGGAGGCGGTCCAATAAATATTGCTGTACTTTACTACTTTTTTTCTATGTCACCAAAGGTTACAGCCAAAAATTCACTTTTTATTATTCTTTTTTCCCAGGTTACAAGCTTTGTAACTACTTTAAGAACAAATACTGTACCATCATTTGACACCTTGTCTCTTTACGTTATGTGCACAGGTGGTGTAATAGGAGCAATCGCAGGATTAATAGCATCAAAAAAAATGTCTAACAATAATGTTGAAACTTTTTTTACACTTGTTCTTGGTGGGCTTATAATGCTTAACACTTATAATGTTTTACAAATTATGATGTAA
- a CDS encoding Na+/H+ antiporter NhaC family protein, with the protein MLFPHHYSCSDGTLILVTVIATFIVTIVVGNAYIPILLCGELFKDAFKERCLDAKNLSRTLEDSGTCVIPLVPWSGGAYMAATLGVATWDYLPWTIFCYTGFIFAIIWGFTGFGIAKTKNEKIVNI; encoded by the coding sequence ATGCTCTTTCCTCACCATTATTCTTGCAGTGACGGCACGCTTATTCTTGTAACAGTTATAGCAACATTTATTGTTACTATAGTTGTGGGAAACGCATATATTCCAATTCTTCTCTGTGGCGAACTTTTTAAGGATGCTTTTAAAGAAAGATGTTTGGATGCGAAAAACCTTTCCAGAACTTTGGAGGATTCAGGAACATGTGTAATTCCGCTCGTACCTTGGTCAGGCGGTGCATACATGGCGGCAACCCTCGGCGTTGCAACATGGGATTATCTGCCTTGGACTATATTTTGTTACACAGGTTTCATATTTGCTATAATCTGGGGCTTCACAGGCTTTGGTATTGCAAAAACAAAGAATGAAAAAATTGTAAATATTTGA
- a CDS encoding aminotransferase class IV → MYKLSQLTPDGSIVLNGEKIADTILYVNGEYVKKSEAVISVYDSGFQHGDGVYEGIRAYDRRVYRLEEHIKRLYESCYTLGINIGMTQDEMKQVVKELVKKNIEAGIHDIHMRLQVTRGFKAQTGMHPTLNITNSSIVICVDEKPPIFNKDGITLITTWLKRYNPQYMDPKIHCCNQLNQIMAACEAMRQGADEAIMLDQNGYVAETNSTNLQLIKDGALVLPTLDSQLPGITRKTMIQIAKDLGMEVQERNVSISEYYNADEVFICGTVGEVVPIKMIDGKKIGHKVPGSITEKFSQEYKKMTETFGVSIDD, encoded by the coding sequence ATGTACAAATTATCACAGCTCACACCAGATGGCAGCATTGTTCTTAACGGTGAAAAAATTGCAGACACAATTCTTTATGTAAACGGAGAATATGTGAAAAAGTCAGAGGCAGTAATTTCTGTTTATGATTCGGGATTTCAGCACGGTGATGGCGTTTATGAAGGTATACGTGCATATGATAGAAGAGTCTATCGCTTAGAAGAACACATTAAACGTCTTTATGAATCATGTTACACACTTGGTATTAATATCGGAATGACACAGGACGAAATGAAACAAGTTGTTAAAGAGCTTGTTAAAAAGAACATAGAGGCAGGCATACATGATATACACATGCGATTGCAAGTAACAAGAGGCTTTAAGGCACAGACAGGTATGCATCCTACCCTCAATATAACAAATTCATCAATTGTTATATGTGTTGATGAAAAACCACCTATATTCAATAAAGATGGGATTACACTTATAACTACTTGGCTCAAGAGATATAATCCACAGTATATGGATCCAAAAATCCATTGCTGCAATCAGCTTAATCAGATCATGGCGGCTTGCGAAGCAATGAGGCAGGGTGCAGATGAAGCAATTATGCTTGACCAGAATGGATATGTTGCTGAGACAAACTCAACAAACCTTCAGCTTATAAAAGACGGTGCACTCGTTCTACCTACTCTGGACTCACAGCTTCCAGGCATAACAAGAAAAACAATGATACAAATTGCAAAGGATCTTGGAATGGAAGTTCAAGAAAGAAACGTATCTATTTCTGAATATTACAATGCAGACGAAGTATTTATTTGTGGTACAGTTGGCGAAGTTGTTCCTATAAAGATGATTGATGGTAAAAAGATAGGTCATAAGGTTCCAGGCTCTATTACAGAAAAGTTCTCACAGGAATATAAAAAGATGACCGAAACTTTCGGTGTTTCAATTGATGATTAA
- a CDS encoding putative ABC transporter permease, whose amino-acid sequence MQYNLINMLMFFFVYGFLGFILETVFRSAAERRLVISRGFLTNMFCPLYGICGLAIIQIFIFTEITITSRLAALILATVGSMLAVTVLEYASGRILDRVFDHKMWDYSNLPFNFHSYVCLDFSLMWGIVSIILASIIHPLVQMAVYATAETTKIIFLYFVFSALFINASYNFRKIYRLNLIRL is encoded by the coding sequence ATGCAATATAATTTGATAAATATGTTGATGTTTTTCTTTGTCTACGGATTTTTAGGTTTTATTCTGGAAACTGTGTTTAGAAGTGCCGCGGAAAGGAGATTAGTCATAAGCAGAGGTTTTTTGACAAATATGTTCTGCCCTCTTTACGGAATTTGCGGCCTAGCCATAATCCAGATATTTATCTTCACGGAAATTACGATCACCAGCCGCCTTGCAGCCTTGATTCTTGCTACTGTGGGAAGTATGCTGGCCGTAACTGTCCTTGAATATGCATCCGGACGAATTTTAGACAGGGTTTTTGACCACAAAATGTGGGATTACAGCAACCTACCCTTTAATTTTCATTCATATGTCTGCCTTGATTTTTCACTTATGTGGGGAATTGTATCAATAATTTTAGCAAGTATAATTCATCCGCTGGTTCAAATGGCTGTATATGCTACAGCCGAAACAACTAAAATTATTTTTTTATACTTTGTTTTTTCGGCACTGTTTATAAATGCTTCCTATAACTTTAGAAAAATCTATCGTCTTAATTTAATAAGACTATAA
- a CDS encoding polysaccharide biosynthesis protein yields the protein MRRENIIFGTLILTAATTVVRVVGILFRIYLANVLGAEGMGLYQLILSVYLLMVTLATAGIRVAVSRLISEELALRNFNNAKRVLRQSLVLSAFTGFASAFILYYFADYMGGSILNDSRTTMALLYLVPSLPFIAVSNCYKGYFYAVGKITKPAVIQVAEQLVRIAVIFYIMDIFLPKGIEYGCAAVAIGMTVEELFSLILTWFFYIFDKKPFKKSNIKADNMIFKILGISLPLSATSYLNAILRTVENTLIPARLLLFGLSPAAAMSIYGMIKGMVLPILFFPSSFLTSLSSILIPAVAGDNAASNEKKVSGTLSKVLHFTSISGILVVAVFVAFPKEVATVVYNDSQVGVMIKIISFVCPFMYLNMVISSMLNALGEQMSSFKINIIESALKISIIYFFVPVYGFNAYLFSLFITTILNTILYLTRLLQVSCIVFDISNWIFKPVASGAAAGFISKFSYNIFMANSPNQIFPLISSIIICMLLYLMGLILTRSVKLSSINELKKYIKK from the coding sequence ATGAGAAGGGAAAATATTATTTTCGGAACGTTAATATTGACTGCCGCAACAACCGTTGTAAGAGTTGTTGGAATACTGTTTCGCATCTATCTTGCCAATGTCTTGGGAGCCGAAGGTATGGGATTGTACCAGCTGATACTTTCCGTGTACCTGCTGATGGTGACTCTTGCAACAGCTGGGATAAGAGTTGCTGTTTCAAGACTTATATCAGAAGAGCTGGCGCTGAGAAATTTCAACAATGCCAAACGCGTGCTTCGTCAGTCTCTGGTGCTTTCCGCATTCACAGGGTTTGCTTCTGCTTTTATTTTGTATTACTTCGCAGACTACATGGGCGGCAGCATACTTAACGACAGCCGCACAACCATGGCGCTTTTATACCTTGTTCCCAGTCTACCTTTCATAGCTGTTTCAAACTGCTACAAGGGGTATTTCTATGCTGTGGGCAAAATAACAAAGCCGGCAGTTATTCAGGTTGCAGAACAGCTGGTAAGAATTGCGGTTATATTTTATATAATGGATATTTTTCTGCCGAAAGGAATTGAATACGGCTGCGCCGCAGTTGCCATAGGCATGACCGTCGAAGAATTATTTTCCCTCATATTAACCTGGTTTTTTTATATTTTTGATAAAAAACCATTCAAAAAATCTAATATAAAAGCTGATAACATGATTTTTAAAATTCTAGGAATATCCCTTCCTCTTTCTGCTACATCTTATTTAAATGCTATTTTGAGGACGGTTGAAAACACGCTTATTCCTGCCAGACTGCTTTTATTTGGCTTATCCCCGGCTGCTGCTATGAGCATTTACGGAATGATTAAGGGCATGGTTTTGCCGATTTTATTTTTTCCTTCTTCATTCCTGACATCTCTGTCATCAATTTTAATTCCTGCTGTGGCAGGTGATAACGCCGCTTCTAATGAAAAGAAAGTTTCCGGCACTCTTTCAAAGGTACTTCATTTCACCTCCATTTCAGGAATATTGGTAGTTGCCGTATTTGTAGCGTTTCCAAAAGAAGTAGCCACTGTGGTTTACAACGATTCTCAGGTTGGCGTCATGATAAAAATAATATCCTTCGTATGCCCGTTTATGTATCTAAACATGGTCATATCATCTATGCTCAATGCACTGGGTGAGCAGATGAGCTCATTCAAAATAAATATAATTGAATCGGCACTCAAAATATCCATAATATATTTCTTTGTACCTGTCTACGGGTTTAACGCATACTTATTTTCGTTGTTCATAACCACCATACTCAATACAATACTGTATCTCACAAGGCTTCTGCAGGTTTCATGCATAGTATTTGATATCTCAAACTGGATTTTTAAGCCTGTTGCTTCAGGAGCAGCAGCCGGATTTATTTCTAAATTTTCATACAATATTTTTATGGCAAACTCTCCAAATCAAATATTTCCGTTGATTTCTTCCATAATAATATGCATGCTTTTGTATTTAATGGGACTTATTTTAACCAGAAGCGTTAAATTATCATCTATTAATGAACTAAAAAAATATATAAAAAAATAG